In Macrobrachium rosenbergii isolate ZJJX-2024 chromosome 48, ASM4041242v1, whole genome shotgun sequence, one DNA window encodes the following:
- the LOC136831649 gene encoding uncharacterized protein — protein MRQDKASVSSRDSNKINMVSKVAFALLGLVALVVADSFESFERYSAPRFSSGSAESFESGEARYNFNWAVNHPPSRNDFGHQEEGDGENTQGSYYVHLPDGRLQKVAFRASDDDGYTADVTYSGEAQFPTPSNPTSPVRLPGGSTMAPAPTSPSKSSDRAPHKDTSETSFSDKPTPQRPFCCWQPPGLLMLFCVYK, from the exons ATGAGGCAGGACAAAGCATCAGTTTCTTCTCGAGACTCCAACAAGATCAACATGGTATCTAAG GTCGCTTTCGCTCTTCTGGGCTTAGTCGCCCTCGTGGTAGCCGACAGCTTCGAAAGCTTCGAAAGATATTCCGCCCCAAGG TTCTCCTCAGGATCCGCAGAGTCCTTCGAGTCCGGCGAGGCTCGTTACAACTTCAACTGGGCCGTCAACCACCCACCCTCCCGCAACGACTTCGGACACCAGGAGGAAGGAGATGGCGAGAACACAcagggatcctactacgtccACCTCCCCGACGGTCGCCTGCAGAAGGTCGCCTTCCGCGCCTCTGACGACGACGGATACACCGCCGATGTGACCTACTCCGGTGAGGCTCAGTTCCCGACTCCGTCGAATCCTACGAGTCCCGTGAGGCTCCCAGGAGGTTCTACTATGGCTCCGGCTCCAACGAGTCCAAGTAAATCCTCAGACCGAGCTCCTCACAAGGACACGAGCGAAACATCCTTCTCAGATAAACCCACACCCCAAAGACCTTTTTGCTGCTGGCAACCACCAGGTCTTCTgatgttat
- the LOC136831751 gene encoding pro-resilin-like — protein sequence MVAKVVFALLGLVALVVADSFESFERYSAPRFSSGSAESFESGEARYNFNWAVNHPPSRNDFGHQEEGDGENTQGSYYVHLPDGRLQKVAFRASDDDGYTADVTYSGEAQFPDSVESYESREAPRRFYYGSGSNESK from the exons ATGGTCGCTAAG GTCGTTTTCGCTCTTCTGGGCTTAGTCGCCCTCGTGGTAGCCGACAGCTTCGAAAGCTTCGAAAGATATTCCGCCCCAAGG TTCTCCTCAGGATCCGCCGAGTCCTTCGAGTCCGGCGAGGCTCGTTACAACTTCAACTGGGCCGTCAACCACCCACCCTCCCGCAACGACTTCGGACACCAGGAGGAAGGAGATGGCGAGAACACAcagggatcctactacgtccACCTCCCCGACGGTCGTCTGCAGAAGGTGGCCTTCCGCGCCTCTGACGACGACGGATACACCGCCGATGTGACCTACTCCGGTGAGGCTCAGTTCCCCGACTCCGTCGAATCCTACGAGTCCCGTGAGGCTCCCAGAAGGTTCTACTATGGCTCCGGCTCCAACGAGTCCAAGTAA
- the LOC136831752 gene encoding pro-resilin-like — translation MVAKVVFALLGLVALVVADSFESFERYSAPRFSSGSAESFESGEARYNFNWAVNHPPSRNDFGHQEEGDGENTQGSYYVHLPDGRLQKVAFRASDDDGYTADVTYSGEAQFPDSVESYESREAPRRFYYGSGSNESK, via the exons ATGGTCGCCAAG GTCGTTTTCGCTCTTCTGGGCTTAGTCGCCCTCGTGGTAGCCGACAGCTTCGAAAGCTTCGAAAGATATTCCGCCCCAAGG TTCTCCTCAGGATCCGCCGAGTCCTTCGAGTCCGGCGAGGCTCGTTACAACTTCAACTGGGCCGTCAACCACCCACCCTCCCGCAACGACTTCGGACACCAGGAGGAAGGAGATGGCGAGAACACAcagggatcctactacgtccACCTCCCCGACGGTCGCCTGCAGAAGGTCGCCTTCCGCGCATCTGACGACGACGGATACACCGCCGATGTGACCTACTCCGGTGAGGCTCAGTTCCCCGACTCCGTCGAATCCTACGAGTCCCGTGAGGCTCCCAGGAGGTTCTACTATGGCTCCGGCTCCAACGAGTCCAAGTAA
- the LOC136831753 gene encoding pro-resilin-like — protein MVSKVVFALLGLVALVAADSFESFERYSAPRFSSGSAESFESGEARYNFNWAVNHPPSRNDFGHQEEGDGENTQGSYYVHLPDGRLQKVAFRASDDDGYTADVTYSGEAQFPDSVESYESREAPRRFYYGSGSNESK, from the exons ATGGTATCTAAG GTCGTTTTCGCTCTTCTGGGCTTAGTCGCCCTCGTGGCAGCCGACAGCTTCGAAAGCTTCGAAAGATATTCCGCCCCAAGG TTCTCCTCAGGATCCGCCGAGTCCTTCGAGTCCGGCGAGGCTCGTTACAACTTCAACTGGGCCGTCAACCACCCACCCTCCCGCAACGACTTCGGACACCAGGAGGAAGGAGATGGCGAGAACACAcagggatcctactacgtccACCTCCCCGACGGTCGCCTGCAGAAGGTCGCCTTCCGCGCATCTGACGACGACGGTTACACCGCCGATGTGACCTACTCCGGTGAGGCTCAGTTCCCCGACTCCGTCGAATCCTACGAGTCCCGTGAGGCTCCCAGGAGGTTCTACTATGGCTCCGGCTCCAACGAGTCCAAGTAA
- the LOC136831754 gene encoding pro-resilin-like, producing MVAKVVFALLGLVALVAADSFESFERYSAPRFSSGSAESFESGEARYNFNWAVNHPPSRNDFGHQEEGDGENTQGSYYVHLPDGRLQKVAFRASDDDGYTADVTYSGEAQFPDSVESYESREAPRRFYYGSGSNESK from the exons ATGGTCGCTAAG GTCGTTTTCGCTCTTCTGGGCTTAGTCGCCCTCGTGGCAGCCGACAGCTTCGAAAGCTTCGAAAGATACTCCGCCCCAAGG TTCTCCTCAGGATCCGCTGAGTCCTTCGAGTCCGGCGAGGCTCGTTACAACTTCAACTGGGCCGTCAACCACCCACCCTCCCGCAACGACTTCGGACACCAGGAGGAAGGAGACGGCGAGAACACAcagggatcctactacgtccACCTCCCCGACGGTCGCCTGCAGAAGGTCGCCTTCCGCGCCTCTGACGACGACGGATACACCGCCGATGTGACCTACTCCGGTGAGGCTCAGTTCCCCGACTCCGTCGAATCCTACGAATCCCGTGAGGCTCCCAGGAGGTTCTACTATGGCTCCGGCTCCAACGAGTCCAAGTAA
- the LOC136831755 gene encoding pro-resilin-like → MVAKVVFALLGLVALVAADSFESFERYSAPRFSSGSAESFESGEARYNFNWAVNHPPSRNDFGHQEEGDGENTGSYYVHLPDGRLQKVAFRASDDDGYTADVTYSGEAQFPDSVESYESREASRRFYYGSGSNESK, encoded by the exons ATGGTCGCTAAG GTCGTTTTCGCTCTTCTGGGCTTAGTCGCCCTTGTGGCAGCAGACAGCTTCGAAAGCTTCGAAAGATACTCTGCCCCAAGG TTCTCCTCAGGATCCGCTGAGTCCTTCGAGTCCGGCGAGGCTCGTTACAACTTCAACTGGGCCGTCAACCACCCACCCTCCCGCAACGACTTCGGACACCAGGAGGAAGGAGACGGCGAGAACACAGGATCCTACTACGTCCACCTCCCCGACGGTCGCCTGCAGAAGGTCGCCTTCCGCGCATCTGACGACGACGGATACACCGCCGATGTGACCTACTCCGGTGAGGCTCAGTTCCCCGACTCCGTCGAATCCTACGAATCCCGTGAGGCTTCCAGGAGGTTCTACTATGGCTCCGGCTCCAACGAGTCCAAGTAA
- the LOC136831650 gene encoding pro-resilin-like, with amino-acid sequence MRQDKASVSSRDSNKINMVAKVAFALLGLVALVAADSFESFERYSAPRFSSGSAESFESGEARYNFNWAVNHPPSRNDFGHQEEGDGENTQGSYYVHLPDGRLQKVAFRASDDDGYTADVTYSGEAQFPDSVESYESREAPRRFYYGSGSNESK; translated from the exons ATGAGGCAGGACAAAGCATCAGTTTCTTCTCGAGACTCCAACAAGATCAACATGGTCGCTAAG GTCGCTTTCGCTCTTCTGGGCTTAGTCGCCCTCGTGGCAGCCGACAGCTTCGAAAGCTTCGAAAGATACTCCGCCCCAAGG TTCTCCTCAGGATCCGCAGAGTCCTTCGAGTCCGGCGAGGCTCGTTACAACTTCAACTGGGCCGTCAACCACCCACCCTCCCGCAACGACTTCGGACACCAGGAGGAAGGAGATGGCGAGAACACAcagggatcctactacgtccACCTCCCCGACGGTCGCCTGCAGAAGGTCGCCTTCCGCGCCTCTGACGACGACGGATACACCGCCGATGTGACCTACTCCGGTGAGGCTCAGTTCCCCGACTCCGTCGAATCCTACGAGTCCCGTGAGGCTCCCAGGAGGTTCTACTATGGCTCCGGCTCCAACGAGTCCAAGTAA